The DNA sequence GCTTCGGTAGGGGGCTCTACGCCCTCCAATTCATATTTCCATCCCATTACTTCCCACTTGTTTACGCCTAATTTGTGGTAAGGAATAAGCTCAATTTTTTCAATGCTTTTATAGTCTTTGAAGTGCTGACCAAGCGCCTCAATATGCTCTGGTTGATCTGACCAGCCTGGGACCAATACGTATCTTAGCCAGAGTGTTTTTCCTGTTTCTTCTCGATATTCTGCGAGTTTCAGGGTGGTGAGGTTGGATGCTCCCGTTAATTTTTTGTGCCACTCATTGTCAAAGTGCTTCACGTCGAGCATAACGGTATCCGTCTCTTCCAGTAATTCTTTGGTGTGTTGATCTAAAACACGGCCGTTGGTGTCGAGGCAGGTGTTAATCCCTTCTTCGTGCAACAGCTTAAATAATTCAAGGATTCGAGACCTTTGTAGTAATGGCTCAC is a window from the Persicobacter psychrovividus genome containing:
- the pflA gene encoding pyruvate formate-lyase-activating protein, encoding MLPEQDASHLNVESHELRIHSIESFGTHDGPGIRLVIFAQGCQFRCLYCQNPDTIDVKGGKFIELKEIIRRAKNMKSYFRGIGGVTISGGEPLLQRSRILELFKLLHEEGINTCLDTNGRVLDQHTKELLEETDTVMLDVKHFDNEWHKKLTGASNLTTLKLAEYREETGKTLWLRYVLVPGWSDQPEHIEALGQHFKDYKSIEKIELIPYHKLGVNKWEVMGWKYELEGVEPPTEAETQQAADILRKYFKEVKVK